Proteins from a single region of Chengkuizengella sediminis:
- a CDS encoding DHH family phosphoesterase, whose product MSVLLDEGVLSDIQNFIQNHDVFLVVSHVQPDGDAISSTCAMGLILQHLNKKFVMLNENEIPKKFHLLQGAKQIQQYSSTKLSHPYKYVISVDCADFSRMGKVAQTFSDDVQILNIDHHPTNDGFGILNFIQETSASTTEVLNDIIEFLNIPWTKELAECVYAGLLTDTGGFRYSNTTPKVMKLASKLLEQGVNANHFAEELLEKFTLSHLALLEKSLSTLNFANNKQIAWMTVTIEDIKQSKASSDDLEGLINIPRNIYGVEVGVLFKQVNENQVKISFRSAGKVNVAEVAQFFNGGGHILASGALVEGQIETVIKNVIQELEKKIS is encoded by the coding sequence ATGAGTGTTCTTTTAGATGAAGGTGTATTATCTGATATACAGAATTTTATTCAAAATCATGATGTTTTTTTAGTTGTATCCCATGTTCAACCAGACGGAGATGCGATTAGCTCAACTTGTGCGATGGGATTGATTTTACAACATTTAAACAAGAAATTTGTCATGTTGAATGAAAATGAAATCCCCAAAAAGTTCCATTTGTTACAAGGAGCAAAACAAATACAGCAATATTCATCAACGAAATTAAGTCATCCTTATAAATATGTTATTTCTGTTGATTGTGCAGATTTTTCAAGAATGGGTAAAGTAGCTCAAACATTTTCGGATGATGTTCAAATTTTAAACATTGATCATCATCCTACAAATGATGGTTTTGGGATCCTTAATTTCATTCAGGAAACATCAGCTTCTACGACTGAAGTTTTAAATGATATTATTGAATTTCTTAACATTCCTTGGACTAAAGAACTTGCAGAATGTGTATATGCTGGGTTGCTTACAGATACGGGTGGATTCAGATATTCTAATACGACACCAAAAGTAATGAAATTGGCATCCAAGTTATTGGAACAAGGCGTTAATGCCAATCATTTTGCTGAAGAATTGTTAGAAAAGTTCACCCTATCACATCTTGCGCTTTTGGAAAAATCACTTTCCACTTTAAATTTTGCTAATAACAAACAAATTGCTTGGATGACTGTCACAATAGAAGATATAAAACAATCCAAGGCTTCTTCAGATGATCTTGAGGGTCTTATAAATATTCCAAGAAATATTTATGGGGTTGAGGTTGGAGTATTATTCAAACAAGTCAATGAGAATCAAGTGAAGATAAGTTTTCGTTCAGCTGGAAAAGTAAATGTGGCAGAAGTAGCTCAATTTTTTAATGGGGGCGGACATATATTAGCTTCTGGTGCATTGGTTGAAGGACAAATTGAAACTGTTATTAAAAATGTAATACAAGAGTTGGAGAAAAAAATTTCATGA
- the rbfA gene encoding 30S ribosome-binding factor RbfA, which translates to MAKIRVGRIGEQIKKELSLILQTEIKDPRVGFVTVTGVEVTNDLSQAKVYLSIFGSEKEKDDSLQGLSKASGYIRSELGKRIRLRHIPELIFKIDSSIEYGNRIEEMLRDMNKDANV; encoded by the coding sequence ATGGCCAAAATAAGAGTAGGTCGAATTGGAGAGCAGATCAAAAAAGAGCTCAGTTTGATTCTCCAAACTGAAATTAAAGACCCGAGAGTTGGTTTTGTTACAGTTACAGGTGTGGAAGTGACAAATGACTTATCCCAAGCAAAAGTGTATTTAAGCATTTTTGGTAGTGAAAAGGAAAAAGATGATTCTTTACAGGGTTTATCTAAGGCAAGTGGATATATTCGTTCTGAATTAGGGAAAAGAATTCGCCTTAGACATATACCTGAATTGATATTCAAAATCGACTCCTCTATTGAATACGGTAATCGTATTGAAGAGATGTTAAGAGATATGAATAAGGATGCTAATGTATGA
- the rpsO gene encoding 30S ribosomal protein S15 gives MALTAERKTEIIQEFKVHETDTGSPEVQIAILTENINNLTDHLRTHKKDHHSRRGLLKMVGQRRSLLAYLKKNDLKRYSTLIEKLGLRR, from the coding sequence ATGGCACTTACAGCAGAACGTAAAACAGAAATCATTCAAGAATTTAAAGTTCATGAAACGGATACAGGATCACCAGAAGTACAAATTGCTATCCTAACTGAGAACATAAACAATCTGACAGATCACTTACGTACACACAAAAAAGATCATCATTCCCGTCGTGGATTGTTAAAAATGGTTGGTCAACGTCGTAGTTTATTAGCGTATTTGAAGAAAAATGATCTAAAACGTTACAGTACGCTCATTGAAAAACTAGGATTACGTAGATAA
- the truB gene encoding tRNA pseudouridine(55) synthase TruB, giving the protein MNVEGILPVLKPKGWTSHDVVAKVRGILRIKRIGHTGTLDPEVTGVLPLCIGKATRVVEYIQLLPKEYEVILKLGISTDTEDMTGKVTEQLEQVKVTRDQIESTINTFIGDIQQIPPMYSAVKIKGKKLYELARKGEEVERKPRAVTIHKIDLLHFNLDLQYPEIKFRVLCSKGTYIRTLCVDIGRELNLPATMLSLVRTATGNIDLDQCLSIDEIQKLVDENDLNHKLISIDQSIHHFSSFIIKDTQLQNARFGKRLNFSDLKSKPESDNDLIRLYSENNVFIGIYKLDHINQMVIPNKLFLNNHS; this is encoded by the coding sequence ATGAATGTTGAAGGCATTTTACCTGTTTTAAAACCAAAAGGTTGGACATCACATGATGTTGTTGCAAAAGTAAGGGGAATTTTAAGAATAAAAAGAATTGGTCATACAGGTACGCTGGATCCAGAAGTTACAGGGGTTTTACCTTTATGTATTGGAAAGGCTACCAGAGTCGTTGAGTACATCCAGCTTTTACCTAAGGAATATGAAGTGATTTTGAAATTGGGCATTTCAACAGACACTGAAGACATGACGGGTAAAGTGACTGAACAATTAGAGCAGGTGAAGGTCACCAGGGATCAAATTGAAAGTACGATAAACACTTTCATTGGTGATATTCAACAGATACCTCCAATGTATTCTGCAGTAAAAATCAAAGGGAAAAAATTATATGAATTAGCTAGAAAAGGTGAAGAAGTCGAAAGAAAACCTAGAGCAGTTACGATACATAAAATTGATTTGCTTCACTTTAATTTGGATCTACAGTATCCAGAAATTAAGTTTAGAGTATTATGCTCCAAAGGAACGTATATTCGAACATTATGTGTAGACATAGGAAGGGAGTTAAATCTCCCAGCGACAATGCTTTCTTTAGTTCGAACTGCAACCGGAAACATTGATTTAGACCAATGTTTGTCCATAGATGAAATTCAAAAATTGGTTGATGAGAATGATCTAAATCACAAATTAATATCAATCGATCAATCTATCCACCATTTTTCAAGTTTTATTATAAAAGATACACAATTGCAAAATGCACGTTTTGGAAAAAGGTTAAATTTTTCAGATTTAAAGTCCAAACCCGAATCAGATAACGATCTCATTCGGTTATATTCAGAAAATAATGTATTTATTGGTATTTATAAATTAGACCACATCAATCAAATGGTCATTCCAAACAAGCTGTTTTTAAACAATCATTCTTAA
- the pnp gene encoding polyribonucleotide nucleotidyltransferase, with protein MKKTIDMEINGEKLTLETGVLAKQANAAVKVSYGDTVVLCTVTASNEASNLDFFPLTVNYEERLYAVGKIPGGFIKREGRPSEKAILASRLTDRAIRPLFADGFRNEVQIMNLVMSVDQNFSPEITAMIGTSAALSISDIPFNGPIGGVVIGRINEEFIINPNRAQIEESDLYLVVAGTNDAIMMVEGEADEVPEDIVLEAIMFGHEEIKKIVSVQEKYVEIAGKPKMAVELHSVNEEVNQATRDFASKRLIEAVQVHEKHARQDAIDLVKNETIEHFSAIYENEPDFLKDVKETLNTIVKEEVRRLITHEKVRPDGRALDEIRPIESDTNILPRTHGSGLFTRGQTQALSICTLGALGDVQILDGIDLEESKRFMHHYNFPPFSVGEARPLRPPGRREIGHGALGEKALEKVIPPETDFPYTIRLVSEVLESNGSSSQASICASTLAMMDAGVPIKAPVAGIAMGLIKDQDHISILTDIQGMEDHLGDMDFKVAGTSNGMTAIQMDIKIEGINREILTQALTQATEGRMFILGKMLETIQEPNQKLSQYAPKILTLNINPDKIRDVIGAGGKIINKIIEDTGVKIDIEQDGRIFISSVNEEMNDKARQTIENIVKEVEVGETYLGKVKRIEKFGAFVEVLPGKEGLVHISQLSTERVAKVEDVVKMGESITVKVTEIDQQGRINLSRKATLVSDNKS; from the coding sequence ATGAAAAAAACAATAGATATGGAAATTAATGGTGAAAAACTTACATTAGAGACAGGTGTTTTAGCCAAACAAGCTAATGCGGCTGTAAAAGTTAGTTATGGAGATACTGTTGTGTTATGTACAGTCACTGCCTCTAATGAAGCAAGTAACTTAGATTTTTTCCCACTAACAGTGAATTATGAAGAAAGATTATATGCGGTAGGTAAAATCCCTGGTGGTTTTATCAAAAGAGAAGGTCGTCCTAGTGAGAAAGCGATTTTAGCTAGTAGGTTGACGGATCGAGCTATTAGACCACTTTTTGCAGATGGGTTTAGAAATGAAGTGCAAATTATGAATTTAGTCATGAGTGTGGATCAGAATTTCTCCCCCGAGATCACTGCCATGATAGGTACTTCAGCAGCTTTAAGTATCTCTGATATTCCTTTTAACGGACCTATCGGAGGGGTTGTTATCGGCAGAATTAATGAAGAATTTATCATTAATCCAAACAGAGCTCAAATTGAGGAAAGTGATTTATATTTAGTTGTCGCTGGAACAAACGATGCCATTATGATGGTAGAGGGAGAAGCAGACGAAGTTCCCGAAGATATTGTTTTAGAAGCGATCATGTTTGGTCATGAAGAGATCAAAAAAATAGTCTCTGTACAAGAAAAGTATGTTGAAATTGCCGGTAAGCCTAAAATGGCAGTAGAACTACATAGTGTAAATGAAGAAGTGAATCAAGCTACTCGTGATTTTGCATCAAAACGTTTGATTGAAGCTGTACAAGTTCATGAGAAACATGCTCGACAAGATGCTATAGATCTCGTTAAAAATGAAACAATAGAACATTTCTCAGCCATTTATGAGAATGAACCTGATTTTTTAAAAGATGTTAAAGAAACTCTGAACACTATCGTGAAAGAGGAAGTAAGAAGATTAATTACACATGAGAAAGTAAGACCTGATGGAAGAGCTTTAGATGAGATACGTCCAATTGAATCAGACACCAATATATTACCTCGTACTCACGGTTCAGGTTTATTTACAAGAGGACAAACACAAGCCTTGAGTATATGTACTTTAGGTGCACTCGGAGATGTTCAAATCTTAGATGGGATTGATCTTGAAGAATCAAAAAGATTTATGCACCATTATAACTTTCCACCATTTAGTGTTGGGGAAGCAAGACCTTTAAGACCACCAGGTAGACGTGAAATTGGACACGGAGCACTAGGAGAAAAAGCATTAGAAAAAGTCATTCCACCTGAAACAGATTTCCCTTATACAATACGATTAGTATCTGAAGTTCTTGAGTCTAATGGATCGTCATCACAAGCAAGTATATGTGCAAGTACTTTAGCTATGATGGATGCAGGTGTTCCAATAAAAGCCCCGGTTGCTGGAATTGCGATGGGTCTTATTAAAGATCAGGATCACATCTCTATTCTAACAGATATTCAAGGAATGGAAGACCATCTTGGAGATATGGACTTTAAGGTAGCTGGAACCAGTAACGGAATGACAGCCATTCAAATGGACATTAAAATTGAGGGCATCAATCGTGAAATATTAACACAGGCATTAACTCAAGCTACAGAGGGTAGAATGTTTATTTTAGGGAAGATGCTTGAAACGATTCAAGAACCAAATCAAAAACTATCACAGTATGCTCCTAAAATTCTAACTTTAAATATCAATCCTGATAAAATCCGTGATGTTATTGGAGCGGGTGGAAAAATCATAAATAAAATAATTGAAGATACCGGTGTGAAAATTGATATTGAACAAGATGGTCGTATCTTTATCTCATCAGTAAACGAAGAAATGAATGACAAGGCAAGACAAACGATTGAAAATATCGTTAAAGAAGTTGAAGTTGGAGAAACATACTTAGGTAAAGTCAAAAGAATCGAAAAGTTTGGTGCATTTGTAGAAGTACTGCCGGGCAAAGAAGGATTGGTTCACATTTCTCAATTGTCCACTGAACGAGTTGCTAAGGTTGAAGATGTTGTGAAAATGGGTGAAAGTATCACTGTTAAAGTGACTGAAATTGACCAGCAAGGACGCATCAATCTTTCTCGTAAAGCAACGTTAGTATCAGACAATAAATCTTAA
- a CDS encoding bifunctional riboflavin kinase/FAD synthetase, translating to MMKIIHLSYPLQFPIPNLPDSQQVLAIGDFDGIHLGHQYVIQNARNIAKRNQIPLSIMTFNPHPREVLGQSKYSRYLVPLQKKMELLESLDLDYVYIVHFDKEFSKVSTDDFVNKFLFPLKLHTIVVGFDFTFGYRGSGTVETLKQICDRRMSVNIVEPYNLNGEKVSSTLIREQLHLGNVDRIRQFTGRDYFITGTVVHGDGRGRTIGFPTANIEISEPFVLPKKGVYVVKISLNDKVYSGVLNIGVKPTFYEENITPTLEAHIFDFSEDIYDEEIKVEFLSYLRDEKRFQSVEALVEQIKEDVKKAKLYTQKSNINL from the coding sequence ATGATGAAAATTATCCATTTATCTTATCCTTTACAGTTTCCAATCCCAAACCTGCCTGATTCACAGCAGGTTTTAGCGATCGGTGATTTTGATGGTATTCATTTAGGACATCAGTATGTGATTCAAAATGCAAGAAATATTGCGAAAAGAAATCAAATACCATTGTCTATCATGACTTTTAATCCCCATCCCAGAGAAGTATTAGGTCAATCTAAATATTCAAGATATCTTGTTCCACTTCAAAAAAAGATGGAACTTCTTGAAAGCTTGGATTTAGACTATGTTTATATTGTTCACTTTGATAAAGAATTTTCAAAAGTGAGCACAGATGATTTTGTGAATAAGTTTTTATTCCCACTTAAATTACATACTATCGTTGTTGGATTTGATTTTACATTTGGCTACCGAGGAAGTGGGACAGTTGAAACTTTAAAACAAATCTGTGACCGTAGAATGAGTGTAAACATCGTTGAACCATATAACTTAAATGGAGAAAAAGTAAGCAGTACCCTGATCAGGGAACAATTACATTTGGGGAATGTTGATAGAATAAGACAATTTACAGGGCGTGACTATTTTATAACCGGTACAGTTGTACATGGGGATGGTAGAGGCAGAACAATCGGTTTTCCTACCGCTAACATAGAAATATCTGAACCTTTCGTACTTCCTAAAAAAGGTGTTTACGTCGTAAAAATTTCATTGAATGATAAAGTGTACTCAGGAGTTCTAAATATCGGAGTTAAACCAACATTTTATGAAGAAAATATTACACCGACCTTAGAAGCACATATATTCGACTTCTCTGAGGATATTTATGATGAAGAAATAAAGGTTGAATTTTTATCTTATTTAAGAGATGAAAAGAGATTTCAATCTGTAGAAGCCTTAGTTGAGCAAATTAAAGAGGATGTTAAAAAAGCAAAACTGTACACTCAAAAAAGTAACATCAACCTTTGA